The sequence below is a genomic window from Uranotaenia lowii strain MFRU-FL chromosome 2, ASM2978415v1, whole genome shotgun sequence.
aaatcaggatttgtaTTGAAGTCCTTAGCGAGTGTATCAGCCAAGTTTGACGAATTTCGGATAAGATTATTTTTCACATGGAATGCCCCATATACAGACCCCGATCGGTTTTTGGCAACAATAGATTCTAATGGTTTTAATAAATAACATCACCTAatagttttcaaacaaaaaataccttaaaaaattatggaaaatgacaaaaattgcaaatatgacaaaaaaaagaaaaaatctacaCCAAACAAGGAAAGTACTACATACACTAAAATATGATAAGAAAGATTGAAAATGACTGAAACTAGTCGAAAGTTGACTAAAAATTACGTTTATGATAGTAATAATAGTTTTTTGTAGTAACAAGTGAAaataaaagttgagaaaaaaaaccgtttgattttggcaacataaaatgttCGGACGTTTTGCTCAAAACGAACGGGATCTGTAAATAAATATCATACTAGGTAATTAACCTCAACCTAAGCAAGGAATATTTGAagaaggcagccctgctctagtattgtaACAGACGGCGTCGTCACAGTcacgaaaattttataatttactgaGAAACTTGTCTTTTTCGTTAATTattcgaagaatctgctgaAAATTTTCAGCTTTGAATGTATGTTATTCTAGAAGGAATCTTATTCTTCAAGAATGGTACAAAAAAAAGTGGGAGATGTgagtattttttctttaaaatcgacgatcgaatttcaaaaaaatgatgaattttcccaaatcaaatttgcaaaacataaaaattagttcaaagtcttaAGAAAATGTTAAAGCCAGATCAGTTTTGGCTTCTTATTTTAATCAAGTAATCAAAatacaacattttcaacaaaacctCAACTTTTTTTGGCATTTAATAGACCGAGTTCATAATATCAGTAATAAAATTCGGTTtcatagttgaaaaaaatcagtaaaccgagttaaaaatcatttattgatgttaattgttctacaaaaGAATTGTTTATGGTATACCAGTTGAATGAAAaccatgacaatcagttgaataTTTGATAACTGCCAGCTAGATCCATTTCAAGCTAAACTTTTCTTGCCGGTTTAACAACAAAATGACATCGCATTCATTAGATAAAAAGAGAGAAAATGCATGATGCAATCTTCAAATGCCAACAaacttcataaaataaattataacacAATCAAAACGGAATTGAAATTCATTTACGTTCTCAAAcgtgtttttttatgaaatttctcccattctcttaaaaatttccgTTACATCGTTTTTGTgacattacaaaaaaatccgATATAGCTCTAGGCattaccttatttaaatattccttgacagTTTGCACCATAAGGAAACTGTTAAATATAACTTCACGTTTAGTCATGTACCatgcttttattgaaaaaatgttaactATGGTGCATATGTTTAGGAGTGTAAATTGTGGAAGAAAATTCCGAATATTTTGAGCAAGAAACATTCCTTCAACACTCTTTTGTATTTTACCGAAAGCTAGATGGaaccagaagaaaaaaactaaaataacgtGTCATCATTTAAAGCaagttcaatttattttttttggtatttgatACGGATTGCGGTTTTCAAAATGTTGGATATTATATTATGCTTGACAgttaaatctgaatttggaaGTAAATACACCAGAATAAAGAAacgaaaatataaaatcaaaaatccagGAAGCAGATAAGGGTCAATAAAACATGTATCTATGCTAACGAGGACCTATGGTCTTggaaatgattaattttttttggtgattttatattttcacaaaCAGCCGAAACATTTTTGATATGTGATATGAATTGAAAATACACAATAATGTAATGATAAAAAAGAGAACTTAACCGACACCACGTCCTCCATAGAATAGTTTagattaaagcatggatcactacaaatctggacgcattaaaacgggtctatctcggagctatataaacgaaataaaaatgtgttgtacttgaaatgtagggtttttattgcactttaaaggaaaactaataaaaaaattattccgattttgtttttatgaattttcgaactttttgctgagtatcactcattatagtttgaacaccctattcgctgacctcagcggccattttgttccacaatctcttcatctctgttgcttcccgagtcgtcctaccattcttcttcatcttctgcttgacaattgcccaaaatttttcgatagagcggaattgagggcagttgggtgggttgatgtccttttcgacaaaatgcacccgttggcccaataccactgtagaacctgcTAGCtttagtggcagcttgccaaatctggcgaaaacttaactagtcctttgtgagatctaatgtacgaaaaaaaagtttttcaggcattcttccttgtaaatttcggagtccatggtcttgtttttcacaaaaaccggaattttttcgtccgcagctgcaaataccttgccagatcaaacactttcttgcaaacttatcagcaaaaacgaatttgaagttgccggggacatcaccatgaccagtgcagtgcaccactgcagtggctttacataatttttggccagaaagctgcccaaaatccatctttacgtacgtttcgtcatccatgaggatgcatccgtcgaacttcgttggaatcttcttgtataacttgcgggcacgtcctttggctactaaaatatgcttcaatgtccggtttggttgcttactggtccgataggatcgtattccttcgcgtagacgaattctaatgacggtgcaccggtcggcgttgaatttcttggcaatgtcatagtccgactaccctgtgttttccttgatcgttctcaacaccttcaaatgcagtctccgatccttaattccactatgacgcttggtatgaacctgccgatctatagtacgcatctcacggaaacgtttgagaacgctacacacggttgatttgaccatttttaacgatttcgcgatttttgaacgtcgggtttttgacgtggatgttcaaaatttattttcatctcgcggcttccatcacgtgtaacttttttgaaacaaaacgaatcgtaatgaaattttcagcactggtagaagaaacattcctctacaaagtgctgccaaaacatcctagatccgacaactaggagcactatggtaaaataaatagtgcgtccagatttatagtgatccatgctttagttagggagcttttggaaagcttCTGAAAACGGCCATAGATTtgtcctaactacaaaacgACAAACGTTTATCTGGCATCGTGGATCAGTTTGATGAAAGCTGTACTGAGAAACGGACGTTTCTTAACTTTGTAAGGGCAGTAGAACAAGTAAGAAGAATTTGTATCCTTACAAGATGGAGCCATGGAAGGATGAGAACATCGGTTTCGACGAAAGGGAGGGAggaattttaataatttgtatGGAGCTCGAAGTCAAATGattcattatgaaaaaaatgtttaattttttcccccTATTCACATCCTGGATTACATTCGCACCATCCAGGAAGGAAACGAGTAAAATTCTGGattataagttttcaaaatctacaaaaaaaaacaatttcaatgcaGGAAAATTATTGGGAAACCTTATTCAATCTTCGATCGGTAAACGTTAGTATAAGGTTACCAAATTCtccggttttatccaggttttcacagaaatttaatacaaaacttGACAAAAGTACGGTCCTGTCCGATTGCCcggttttcatttaaaaagctcGACGTTTGCcgggatttattcactttttttggcaaaacaaataaaaaaaacaaattgttctgtaaaaatttttatgtatgcgcccgtaatgaaattttttgtgcaatttttattaaaaaaaatcatgaaagtgtttttaaaagcctaaaaaactattttaaaactgCTGATGAGTTATgacggaaaaaaattgctaagttttttttttctttatgtgtGTTGTATTattcctggattttgaccaaatttgcctggatattggccggattttttttcgacaatttttgaatcgattgcccggattttgccaggtttttaggtaaaatagcccagatacgtgctgaaaaaattctggcaaccttatgttagTAGCAGTTGAAAACCAAGATAAGAAACAAATTAATTATGGCAccagaaaaaaaaggttgagcTCATAAGAAGTAGGAAGCTAAGAAACAGAATTATCAAATTAATACGCATTCCTTAGATATCGTTATTATTGCAATATCAAAAATGTACAAGAAATTGTTGttgacgtttttatttaactttaattaaaaaaaagagtttcatGTACAGTTTAAGGAAGGAAGATAAAATATatattaaattatgttttttttaaaatttcatattagtTTTTCTGAATGGGTTTGTTTCAACATACAGAGGGGATGAGCTtgatcaatgatgaaatcgtaattttcaattgtgAGAGTCTGAcatgaagatttaaaaaatgtttgaagattcaaaaaggtttattgaatttcattttttttaagaatcaaaAGAAGCTTTACAGCTTGTTCCTCTGTCTGCGGGTTTTACATCTGCGGTATAATGTTTTGcagtttgctattttggcaaatGGACCTAAAACGAGGCAAAGCTATTGGCGGTTTAACATATGGCAAATGGGCGTGTTTGGGGGTGTCATTTTTGGCGGTATGAGCCTTCTCGCGGTTTTGGCGGTATGAGCCTTCTCGCGGTTTTGGCGGTATGGAACATTTCGCGGTAAGATAGATATTTActtgaaaaattactaaacaaatgttttattcctagatttttttggtttcgaaaCGCAAAGCGTTAGGACCATGCATGATTCTAGTTCGGACGCGTGGCATGAGAAAGCAGCCTCTTAGCTCTGATCTATGTTTCTCAGACGGCTCCGTTTTCTAGGTTTTCTCAAAGATTTAGGAAGGCCCCATaattctaggtttacccaaagctaagGACGATCCCCTAAGGACATCCTCGTTATTTTGATCCATGTGTCTAGGACGGCcttttgaacatttgaaacaAACCGCGAAGTTATTTCGCAATTATCCATACCGCCAAATAGACTTATTCACAAATTGGGAAACCACGTATTGTTACAAACCGCTGAATGCCAAACCGCCAAATGGGCCAAATGTCAAAAGAGAAACCTTTAAGTGTTACAAACCGCCGAAAAGGTATGAATACCGCAAAATGGTTTACCAGGAGCTATGATACAATCAAATCTCTAAGTTTTATCTACAATATTTATAAAGGTGTACCATGAGATGATTTAAATGTAAAGATAGAAAATGTGTTTactactgcaaaaaaaaaatttttttttgccctcATATGTTCagagtaaaatttgagatgatttggttcctGAGTAAGCgaaacgcgtttcaattttgtatggaaatttgtatggaagaagaaattacTGCACAtttaatcatccagaaaattcaataaatccagtttaaaataaataatttgaaaagtatttaaaaatggcagactttgcttacTAGACCTTTTAACTTCATGAAATGATTTTGCGAAGTTTTTAGAAATCAATAGACTTCCTGACTATGCaaagctatttttttcaatttttttctcatattacAGCTATACAACtaactttcaaataagcagtcaaaaacgctagaATTAATAAacattggttttaaaaataaaattttgtataacatcgaatatcttttctggggtacaagttaggttagaatcaaggaatatttttcattcaaagttataatttttgtagttttcagtacatctctggcgataaaaattttgttttcccaaacaaatttccatacaaaaaaaactactcgttgtgctaattcaggactggatggttcacttcaaaaaaaatttattgcttttTCTAAAAGTTACACAACCCAAAAAAGCTATGAgaggtttaaaaatttaagaattttttaattttccttacAAAGCTTGCAGTGGTCTTAAATTCATTTGTGTCTCATATTCCAATCTTTATCAGGCACcttgaaaaataagattttcgTAATAAAGAATACAACATACCGCTGAttgaaaattctgttttttttttgtaatttctttatttgaaaaaggacACACACTCTATTTTCCAATCTATTAAAATAAACCTTTCATAAAGTgtttagtttgaatttagttgttttgaaatcttgatgaacaaaatgaagatttccggaaaactgattttgaatttgtgatACAAGCTTTTATAAACCTGAAAGCCTTTCGACAGGACAGTACccaggaaaaaatcaatttcgtgtaaaaaaattaactttgttTCCCTACTTTGCTTTCGGTTATCGTTTATTCACCTTATCCCTAAACTGCTGAGGAGCTGAGGGATTTTTTCTTCGATCttaaacatttcagaaatccCTGGAGCACCGAGCCCAAATTTAAATCTAATAAAAGGAGCCAGTTTGCTAAGCACCAACAAACAGTTGCTGGGTAGGTTCCTAAACACCTAGTCCTATCGCCCAGAAGCGGAAAAGTTCATCGATCCCTCATACTCTCGTTCTCGTCATCGCCATAGGTTGGGGTGAAAAATTTCCGATTTGAGAATATTTCGGTAGCTAACGAACGAACACAATCACTCCTCGGACCGATCTGTTTCGGAAGTGACCGAAACAAACAATGAGAGCGGGACTGAGAATCGCGAACCCAACCCGAGGAAGGCTCGGCACATCAGCCCAGCtgttttttcttacattttttttcctcgactACATCACTTTTGCTTTCGGTTTTCCACGGAAGAACACCCGGATCTGCAAACTTCGGGTTCCGTGTCAGctgatttttccgatttttgccATATGCGCAAAACTGAACTCCGAAAGGCCCTTCCGTCTTCCGcgctctcatttttttttctaccttttATTGATCCATGCTGGCTTCCGTGCTCTCCCCGAATGGCAGTTAGCAACAGTTCAATATTTGGGAAAACCCCAAGGAAAATTCTGACGCAAAAAAAAACGGGCGAAGAGAGAAACATTTTTCCGGGAGCTTATGTACATAAGCCCAATCTCTCTCAACATTTAGGGTGAATGTTCCGAAGCCGGTCACGAGGTTGCTGACCGACacactctctttctctcttttaaaaattttctctctCTTCGAAAATCAGCTGTTGGCTgtgcaaaaagtgcacttttccTTTCGGAAAAGCCGGCCAAGGTGGTGTTCGTTTGGGTTTTCTTTGATCCGGACCAGTACTTGCGCAGTGCATCGGTAGAGAAAATATCGCAAACTGAACCGGTTGAGGAAAACATCGAAAAACTGATAGGTCGAGCTTGCAGCGGCAGCCATCATGAATCGGCTGCGTTACTTACGTACGAATGAGAAATGAAACATTACttctcatgaaaagattttttttaaattcttgaatcataattttaaaaacggtaaggattgaaaaaaaattatttcaacaaaaattaaaaattattgattgttGCAAAATTCATAAGGAAGCTGTCATCAAAATTAAATCATCCACttataataatttaaacatttatctTTAAATATAAAACCCTTAAAATAGGTTGAATAGAGAGATCATTGATTTCAATTCACGTAGCACAGATCTTTGAGTATACTGAAGAAAACTTaagattaaaataataaaaataaaaacaaaaaaattacagttaatCATCCTCATCTTCGATAGTTTCCTTCATCAGCTCGTTGAAGAGAACCTGTTGGATTTGAAGTCGGACTTTGAGCTTAACCGGAAGTGTGAGTTGCTTCAGGTACGGATAAATGCTCATCAAAAAGTGATAGTCATCGTCCTGTGGAACGGCTCCGAATGGTTCCATCTTCGATGGAGACAACGATTCCGAATGATGGTACTTTGGCGGTGCCACCGGAATTTCCATCTGCACGCTTTCCGAACGTCGTTTCCGCTGAAGATTAATGGGATGCTGCTGTTGCCCAACGCTGCTGGCAGGTTCAACTACAATCTTCGGAGTAATCGTAATCTCCGGAAGCCGATGGGTATCTTCCGGATCTTGGAAATGGCTGAACGAGTAATCTTCGGACGCTTCCCGGGATTCATCGTCCTGTTGTTCAACTTTAACGCTTCCCAGCTCCCGAGGGTCCAGCTCCCCATTTGCGTACGAATGTTCATTTCCGCGGCTTGTAGCATTGTGCTCTTGGGTTGCATTTTGCACAAACTGCATAATCTGTTGCAGCTCATCGTGGCTGTCGTTGTCCAGTTTCTGGTCCAGCGTTTGTAGGACTTGCTCCTTCAGGAAGGCTAGCTTTTTGTAGTGGACCCACTTTGAGACGTAGCGATTCTCCGGTGGGGAGAAGAATTCTTTTTTCAGCTCAACGCGAAAATTATCACGCAATCCTTTCCATTTCATCATCAGGAATttttctgtggaaaaaaaattgatattagaTTGAATGCATATATTGATTAAAACATTGAACGAATAAAACCATTGAAAATTCGTggagcacttttttttttgatgatcaTCATACTTTTGTGTAAATTTCCTACAAATCCTCATGGTAGCATATaatgtttgatttcaatttGCAAGATTAACAGAATGAAAATAACaagcagaaaataaaaattctttaaatatatttataaaatgcGAAAATGTTCTCATATGTCAAAATCTTCACGAAATATGTAAATAGAGGGGTAACAAATTGaattaattcattgaaaaatttataagaagcGAAATAtaaaattggcaaatctgacttCCCACAGTGGCATCATCTTACGGATTGTGCATTCTGGGAGAGCCATCTCTCGAAAAGCCAGTGTTCCAAGAAAATATGGAGCCAGAGAAGCTGAAAACGATCTCCCGTTTGTAAGGACCATCAACAGGAACAAGGCGAGAAAAAAGATAGGAATGTTCGCCGAAAATCCGTACTGAATATATCAGGGCCTCAAAAGATCTGATGTTAAGATTTTAATTGCGAATCAGATATCACAACGCACTTTCTGATCGAggtttcagatttcaattttcggTTGAAGTATGAGTTTTCAGTCTTTTTTCTCTCGTTTGTTGGCtaaacaaaagtaacaaaataggaaacttacttccatcgatggttgaaatcttaaaatttgcatcaaaatcaAAGATTGTCAGAAGTTTTTCCAACGTATCCAGGCTGggataatttcacaaaaatcgagaaactattcaaatcaagaaaaaaaaatattaataatttttttttcatagaaaaacataaacgattttgaCACGTATTTCAGGCTCCCAAAATATCGTTTATGTTTATTATACTAAATCTagcttgaaatatttcaattttgggcaattttaaaagataacCTAATgacgaaatttgatttttttgtttgattttccaaaaaaaaaactgtcgatGAATCAATCAATGGGaatgaacaaaatcaaaatatttttcaacaaaatttggcaaCCGGGCTGGGCCGATTGTTTCCCATCTTTTTATTTCCGAGGAAGTCTGGGTTAAACCGCGTAATCAGGCCAGCTTAatgttgtttatttaatttgaatttacaatattttttttaaaaaaagccctcaatttaaaaaaaatctcaaaataaattcaattttcaaaagtagaaTCAGAAGATTAAAAATTTGCGGTTCAAATCGGATTGATGCAAACTCAATCCTagttaaagattttagtttgaaatttgattcttaaaaaaaaccgcAATATTAATATTGTTGAACAATTAAATATATAACAATTACTTTCATTAGAAATAAATTCCTGTGAATGTTTTTTATATAAGTTGTTCAGAAGgcaaaacttgcaaaatgaactcaaattctacttaatttttgtcaattttcaggTGAATTGTGCAAACGAGCTGACTTTGGttgaattttataatcaaattaacaatcagaattaaaaaccTGTGATCTCTTGCAATTAAAATTCTTTACCGATATAGTCATCTTGATCATTTTATTCAGATTGTACAACTCATTTACGAGCCGAATCTGATTCtggattatgaaaaaaaatttaatttcaatctttccagaatttcaatatgttttctgaaatgtacataaACACGGTATCTGAATTAAGAAATATGTGCGCAGAATTTGAATCGGTTTCAGAGCCCTTAATCATGAATCTTTAATTATAATTcggatgttttgggtttcaatgattattctttatttaaattgtgTATTTCTGATCCGACttgcaaatctaaaaaaaaattaaaaatttcgaatgatgagtCTATATCGCagttttgaagctttgttatgtttgaattaagcttaataata
It includes:
- the LOC129748521 gene encoding uncharacterized protein LOC129748521 produces the protein MESISAEARGEIYEKLWSSRALSHQFGSPNPASKGAAGGGGARGGAGAGGGGQQGSLTSFRIDEFVNVIKQFPIIYNRIDKHNKQEYAETWDQLEAILKTPKKFLMMKWKGLRDNFRVELKKEFFSPPENRYVSKWVHYKKLAFLKEQVLQTLDQKLDNDSHDELQQIMQFVQNATQEHNATSRGNEHSYANGELDPRELGSVKVEQQDDESREASEDYSFSHFQDPEDTHRLPEITITPKIVVEPASSVGQQQHPINLQRKRRSESVQMEIPVAPPKYHHSESLSPSKMEPFGAVPQDDDYHFLMSIYPYLKQLTLPVKLKVRLQIQQVLFNELMKETIEDEDD